One Centroberyx gerrardi isolate f3 chromosome 6, fCenGer3.hap1.cur.20231027, whole genome shotgun sequence genomic region harbors:
- the LOC139926216 gene encoding mitochondrial intermediate peptidase-like, producing MSACKRLLYFVKHRGIWTYVRRNVTTWSPVGAAFNAKPHRRLDLFEKNLGLFGVPELSSPAGFQVATKKALQDTQCLVEKACCGPPGAETVESFDRLSDGLCKVADLADFVKVAHPDPAFREAAEKTCIEIGTVVEKLNTNVELCKSLKNLLDNPDVLAQLDPDTRRVAELFMFDFEISGIHLDEKLRKEAVTLHVKLLDLNNEFLVGSHMPNRIARSAIPEHLHLHFAKEGSFIQVGGLHADSPDDLVREIAYRIYLYPNADLMECLEELLKCRNKLAKLVGYESYAHRALKGTMAKTPETVMNFLQLLTDKLTDRTAKDFKMMTDMKKKINPRNSELMPWDHPYFSGVLRAERYNIEPSLYSPYFSLGACMEGLNNLFSQLYGVSLMSEHPSAGEVWSDDVRKLAVVHETEGLLGYIYCDFFHRTDKPHQDCHFTIRGGRWCQETGQYQLPVVVLMLSLPHPTKSAPTLLTPGMMENLFHEMGHAMHSMLGRTRFQHVTGTRCATDFAEVPSILMEYFATDYRVVSQFARHYQTGQPLPESMVARLCESKKVCGAADTQLQIFYAVLDQIYHGKPQHRSTTDILKDMQQKFYGLPYTPNTAWQLRFSHLIGYGAKYYSYLMSRAVASMVWKQCFVQDPLNREMGERYRREMLAHGGAKEPMLMVEGMLQRRPTIEDFVDALVSELNPNFETFLMDSEG from the exons ATGTCTGCTTGTAAACGACTGCTTTACTTTGTAAAGCACAGAGGGATATGGACGTATGTTCGGAGAAATGTCACAACATGGTCACCTGTTGGAGCTGCATTCAATGCCAAACCCCACAGGAGACTGGACTTGTTCGAAAAAAACTTG GGTTTGTTTGGAGTGCCGGAGCTGAGCTCTCCTGCAGGCTTCCAGGTCGCCACAAAGAAAGCTCTGCAGGACACCCAGTGCCTGGTGGAGAAGGCCTGCTGTGGGCCCCCAGGGGCTGAGACTGTGGAGTCTTTTGACCGGCTCTCAGATGGTCTGTGTAAAGTGGCTGACCTG GCAGACTTTGTGAAAGTAGCACATCCAGATCCAGCGTTCCGGGAGGCGGCAGAGAAGACCTGTATAGAGATTGGTACAGTTGTGGAGAA GCTGAATACTAACGTTGAGCTATGCAAGAGCCTAAAGAATCTGCTGGACAACCCAGACGTTTTGGCTCAGCTGGACCCTGATACAAG GCGAGTGgcagagttgttcatgttcgaCTTTGAGATCAGTGGAATTCATCTTGATGAAAAACTG AGGAAAGAGGCAGTCACCCTTCACGTGAAGCTCCTGGATCTCAACAATGAGTTTCTGGTTGGCTCTCACATGCCAAACAGAATTGCGAGGTCGGCAATTCCTGAGCATCTACACTTGCACTTTGCAAAGGAGGGAAGCTTCATCCAGGTTGGGGGTTTGCATGCAGATTCCCCAGATGACTTG GTGCGGGAGATCGCCTACAGGATTTACCTCTATCCCAATGCAGATCTGATGGAGtgtctggaggagctgctgaaaTGCAGAAACAAACTGGCCAAACTGGTGGGCTACGAGTCCTACGCTCACAGGGCTTTAAAGGGAACGATGGCCAAAACCCCAG AGACAGTGATGAATTTCCTCCAGCTGCTAACAGACAAgctgacagacag AACAGCAAAAGACTTTAAAATGATGACagacatgaagaaaaaaatcaacccTCGTAATTCC GAGCTGATGCCATGGGATCATCCGTACTTCAGTGGCGTCTTGCGTGCTGAAAG GTACAACATAGAGCCCAGTCTGTACAGTCCCTACTTCTCCCTGGGCGCCTGCATGGAGGGCCTGAATAACCTCTTCTCTCAGCTGTACGGTGTCTCCCTCATGTCCGAACACCCCAGCGCAGGAGAAGTCTGGAGCGACGATGTCCGCAAACTG gcTGTGGTACATGAGACAGAGGGGCTGCTGGGATACATCTACTGTGACTTCTTCCACCGGACAGATAAACCTCACCAG GACTGTCACTTCACCATCCGTGGCGGCCGTTGGTGCCAGGAAACGGGACAGTACCAGCTGCCGGTTGTGGTGCTGATGCTCAGCCTGCCCCACCCCACCAAGAGCGCCCCCACCCTGCTCACTCCAGGCATGATGGAAAACCTCTTCCACGAGATGGGCCACGCCATGCACTCCATGCTGGGTCGCACACGCTTCCAGCACGTTACAG GAACCAGATGTGCAACTGACTTTGCTGAAGTCCCCTCCATCCTCATGGAGTACTTTGCCACTGACTATCGAGTCGTCAGCCAGTTTGCCCGTCATTATCAAACTGGACAG CCTCTGCCTGAGAGTATGGTGGCTCGCCTCTGTGAGTCTAAAAAGGTGTGCGGAGCTGCAGACACCCAGCTGCAG ATCTTCTATGCGGTCTTGGACCAGATCTACCACGGCAAACCTCAGCACCGCTCCACCACAGATATCCTCAAGGACATGCAGCAGAAGTTCTACGGTTTGCCTTATACGCCCAATACG GCGTGGCAGCTGAGATTCAGCCACCTGATTGGCTATGGGGCCAAGTACTACTCCTACCTCATGTCCCGGGCTGTGGCCTCCATGGTGTGGAAGCAGTGCTTTGTTCAGGATCCCCTGAACAG ggaaaTGGGTGAGCGTTATCGTCGGGAGATGCTGGCCCATGGAGGAGCGAAGGAGCCCATGCTGATGGTGGAAG GGATGCTGCAGAGACGGCCCACCATTGAGGACTTTGTGGATGCGCTGGTGTCCGAGCTCAACCCAAACTTTGAGACCTTCCTCATGGACTCTGAAGGCTGA